AGTGGCGGCGGGGCTCGTTCTGGTGAGGAACACCGACCTGCTCTTCGAGTCGGACATCGATGGAGACGGCCAGGTGGACAGCATCCGCTACACGCTGGTGACCGGCACGGGCGGCAACTGCCCTTGCACCATCCGGCGCAGCCAGGTGATCAAGATCAACGGAACCTCACCCTTGAGCCAGCCGACCAACTATTTCAGCATCGTGGGCAATATCATCAACAGCGGCGGTTCGGGGGGAAGCGGGCCCAACGGTTCGCGGTCCATCTGTTTTCCCAATCCTGTGGGCGGCGGGTGTTCCGCAACCAGCCCCTTCGCGACCGCAACCGGCGTGGTCCAGATCTCCAACGACACCGTGTATGGACCGTACCGGTCGCTGCCGGTCTTCCAGGCTTTCGACCGCAACGGCCTGGCGGTAACCCTTCCCATCGACATCAACACCAATCCAACGGCCCTCAAGAACATTCGCACCATCCGGGTAACCATGAACGTGCTGGCGACGGCGCCAGACCCGCAGACGCTGATGCGTCCGGCGGTCTCGCTGACCGCTTCGGCCCGGGTGCAGAACAACTAGGGAGAGTCGTCATGAAGAGACATCGTAACCATGAAGAACGGGGCGTGGCGCTGCTAATGGCGCTGTTCGCCATCATGCTGCTCTCGGCCATCGCCATCGGGTTGATGTACATGTCCGACACCGAGACCAGCATCAACCGCAATTACCGCGACCAGCAACGCGCCTTTTTCGCCGCCCAGGCGGGCCTGGCGGAAGTGCGCGAACGGCTGACTGTGAGCAACACCGGCACGCACCTGATCGTGGGGCCAGCGGGAATGCCCGCCCTGGCCAATTCCGTGATGTACGTGATCAACCCGGCCAGCGGTGAGACCGTGACTCCGACCGTGCCCGGCAGCCGGTACTTCGATACCCAGCTTTGCCACGAGAACCTGGCAGGCCTGGGCATGACCAACCCCGGACCGGGGGTGCAGTGCACCACGGCGGCCTCGTCTCCGGGCGTGTATGCGCCGTTCATCACGAGCGACGCGCCGTTCAACGCCACGGCCGCCGCGCTGGAATACAAGTGGGTACGCCTGACCGCCAAGGCCAACATGAGCGGCTCACCCTTCT
This DNA window, taken from Terriglobales bacterium, encodes the following:
- a CDS encoding type II secretion system protein; this encodes MTHNQAKKERGFSLIELLTVIAILTIVMGVVFREIIRVQQRFRTEEAKLDVFQEARNFMDRFVRDLHQAGYPGQRLYEPAAITMSPKINDRRVAAGLVLVRNTDLLFESDIDGDGQVDSIRYTLVTGTGGNCPCTIRRSQVIKINGTSPLSQPTNYFSIVGNIINSGGSGGSGPNGSRSICFPNPVGGGCSATSPFATATGVVQISNDTVYGPYRSLPVFQAFDRNGLAVTLPIDINTNPTALKNIRTIRVTMNVLATAPDPQTLMRPAVSLTASARVQNN
- a CDS encoding pilus assembly PilX N-terminal domain-containing protein; amino-acid sequence: MKRHRNHEERGVALLMALFAIMLLSAIAIGLMYMSDTETSINRNYRDQQRAFFAAQAGLAEVRERLTVSNTGTHLIVGPAGMPALANSVMYVINPASGETVTPTVPGSRYFDTQLCHENLAGLGMTNPGPGVQCTTAASSPGVYAPFITSDAPFNATAAALEYKWVRLTAKANMSGSPFFVDGGANAATYNTQVCYDGLNEKVMPAGYATCSSEP